The genomic interval GTCGGCGCCATTGGTGATCAATCAAGAGCAGCAAGAAACCAAGGTCAAAAAAACCAACAGATTGAAACCAAAACCACCTGCGCTGCCAAATAAGCCACCGCCACCGATGCAGATAAAAAGCGAGACTAATCAAGCGCAGGTTAAATTAGCGCTTAATTTACAGGCGGTTAATATTCGACATGGCATTAGTGCGGGTCTTAGTGGTCCTGTTTTAGGCCAAGATGGCGATGCCACGCCGATAGTGCGAATCGATCCGCGTTATCCGATGAAAGCGAGCAGGGCAGGTAAAGAAGGTTATGTTATTTTAAGTTTTTCGATTAATAAGCTCGGTGGCGTTGACGATATTCAAGTGATTGAAGCCAAACCTAAGCGCTTGTTTAGCAAAGCGGCGCGACGGGCACTAAAACGTTGGAAATATAAACCTAAGATAGTCGACGGCCAGCCGCAAAAACAACTGGGTCAAACCGTGCGGCTCGATTTCGTACTCGAAAAGCGGGGATCGTAGATGTTAAATATCCCAACTAAATTTGCAGCGTTATTATTAACGTTAGTGATCAGTGGCATCATGTTGATGCCAGCTGCTAGTGCCAGTGAGCCATCAGCAGAAAAGAAACGTAAAAGCTATACCTTGTCGCAGCGTGTTGGTAAAAAGATGATCAAGGTGTACGACTTGTACGCGGCAGACAAGCTGACGTCTGCGATTAAACTCGCCTTGACAATTAAGGCTAAAAAACCCTATGACCAAGCCTATCTTAATCGATTTTTAGGCAATATGTATGCGGGGCAGTCAGGTCAAGCTCGCAAAGCGATTAGCTATATAAAACGTGCTGTTAAGGCCGATATATTAAGTACTCAGGAACACGGTTCAGCGCTGCGGACCTTGGCTGATTTACAAATGCAACAATCGCATTATAAGTTGGCGATTAGCCGGTACCGACAATGGCTTAAGTTTACCAAGGCTTCAGATCCACAGGTATGGCTGCGGATAGCGCAAGCGCATTTGGAATTAAAGCAATTTTCTCAGGTGATAGCCCCTGCCAATCGAGCTATTGCCACATTCTCTAAGCCGAATAAAAACCCATATTTGCTAAAGTTAGCGGCTTATTATCAACGTAAACAGTACCGTAATACCATTAAGGTCGCGGTAAAGTTAGTTGAGTTGTTTCCGCAGGAAAAGACCTACTGGTTGCAACTAGGTCAGTTTTATATGGTCAACGAGCAATATAAACACGCGTTGTCGACCATGCACCTTGCTTATCTTAAAGGCTTTGTGACCAGCGCGACTGAAATTAAGGTGTTAGCCCAATTATATCGCCAAAATAGTATTCCTCATCGCAGCGCGCTGTTGCTAGACAAATACATAAAATCAGGCTTAATTAAGCGCAATGAGTCAATGCTTAAGACGGTGGCAGTATCTTGGCATCAGGCCAAAGAGTTAAAGCGGGCCGCTGATTATTACGGTCAGGCTGCTGAGCTGGGCAATAATGGTGATATGTATTACAAACAAGGCATGTTAGCGTTTGAATTAGAGCGCTATGATCAGGCTATTGCGGCGTTAACCCGCGCGATTAAAACGAATAACAACGCCAAGAGCAAGCCATTACACCAGCATGCTAATGCGTTGCTGACGATTGGTCAGGCTTATTTTTATAAGCTTAATTATCCGCGTGCCTATCGCAAGATGCAGCAAGCGATTAAGAGTGATAATGTCAGAGTGGTAAAACACGCAAAACTTTGGTTAAAGCACATTAAAGCGACGGCACTGGCGAACAAAGTGGCTTATCGTTAAGCGATAAAATAGCGGCCATTACGCTTTATTTCACTAGATGTCTGTGCCCCGTTAATATCGGGGTTCTTTTCTGATCGCAGTTAGACTAAAATCTGGCACCATAAATCTTTGGAACTGAGACAGTTAATGAAAAAACATTTAATGACGCTGATTCTTTGCAGTGGCTTATTAACCGGTTGTGATACCGGTTATCAATTAGCTCAGCAAGTAAATACCGCGCCATTGGCCAACAAATCAAGCGATGAGAATATTAATCTTGCGACCATCATGGCGCAGTTATTTGAAGCGCAGTTAGCCTTAAATCCGCTTGAAGCGGTGTTTATTGATGATTTTCGGTTTAATGCTCAATTTGTTGATAATTTAAGTGATGATTACCTTAAGCAACGTCATGAGTTAAACCAGCGTTATTTGGCGCTGGCCAATAGCATTGATCGCACCAAGCTAACCCCCGCATCACAACTGAGTTTTGACAGCTTAAACTACGATTTACAAATGGCGTTGCAGGGTGAAACGTACCCTGAGCATTTTCTGCCTTTTACTCAGTTTAGGTCTTTGATCAATACGATGGCTCAATTGGGCTCCGGGCGTAGCGCCCAGCCTTTTAACACGGTTGAAAACTATCAACAATTTGCCCAGCGGCTGGAAGGTTATGTTAAATGGTTCGCTAGCGCACAATCGCGGCTAAGCCAAGGCATGGCCAATAACGTGGTTTTACCGCGTGTATTGACGCTGCGCATATTGCCCCAGCTTAAAGCGCAGCTCGTAACCGATATAAAAGACAGTGTTTTTTATCAGCCGTTAATGATGTTTCCTGCCAGTTTCACCGCAGAGCAACAACAAGCGCTTATCAAACAATATAATGAGTTATTAACGCAGCGTTTGCTGCCAGCCTACCAAGGTTTATATGACTTTATTAATGATCAATACCTAGCCAAAACGCGTTCGACTCCAGGTTATTCTGGTTTGCCCAATGGTCGAGGCTGGTATCAGTTTAAAGCCAATCAACATACCACCACCGAAGTACCAGCGGAGCAAATTCATCAAGTGGGCTTGGCTGAGGTCAAACGAATTACGTTGGCAATGGATAAGGTCAGGCAAGAAATTGGTTTTAGCGGCAATCTTGCGCAGTTTTTTGAACATTTGAGTAAGCAGTCACAATATTATTTCACCGACAGCGAGCAGTTACTGCAAGCTTATGACCAAATCAAGCAGAGGATTGACCAAGTGCTGCCGCAGTTTTTCATCACTATTCCCGCGAACGGTTATGTGATTAAGCCGGTTGAATCTTTTCGAGAGCACAGTGCTGCTGGGGCGTCTTATGCCGCGGGTTCGGTTGATGGCAGTCGATCTGGCACCTTTTATATTAATACCTCGAACCTTAAAGCACAGCCGAAATGGGCGATGATGACCCAAGCTTTACACGAAACAGCGCCTGGCCATCATTTACAAATTTCGCAGCGCCAAGGGCTAACCGAGTTGCCAAAATTGCGCCGCTTTAGCCGTTATAGCGCGTATTCAGAAGGCTGGGCGTTATACAGCGAGCAGCTTGGACTTGAAATGGGCTTGTTAGATGATCCTTATCTGCGCTTTGGTCAGCTTAGCGATGAAATGTTACGGGCGATGGGCTTAGTGGTTGATACGGGCTTGCATATTAAAGGTTGGACCCGCAAGCAGGCGATTGAGTATATGCTCAAGCATAGCGCAATGGCTCGTAGCACGGTTGTAGGGGAGGTTGAACGTTATATGGCGTTACCGGGTCAGGCATTATCGTATAAAGTGGGTCAGTTAAAAATTGTTGAACTACGCGCCTTGGCGCAAGCGCAGTTAGGCGACAAGTTTGAGCTTAAGCAATTTCACCAACAAATATTAAGCGATGGCGAGTTACCCTTAGCGATTTTAACCCAAAAGATAAATGCTTGGATAAGCGAGGTTAAACAGCGCAACGAACCAGCAGCTAACTAGGTGAGTTTAAACAGATAGGCTTTGGTGGCCAGATCAAGCGCATTACAATTTAGATATCGAACCATATTACGTAAACTCGCGGTGAATAGATTCATATACGGCTTACTTCACATGTCCGATATCGCGACTAAATCTTGGCGTTTTATTTTAAACGCTCTGGTCGCAACTAATGCGACTGGCTCTGTTCATCTAACATGTAGCTTACTTATAATTCATTGAAAGTGTTGGTGTTTGATAAAGCAAGCTTGAGCAGCATGGATGCTGATCCAGAGCCCCCACGGATGGGTTTACGGCGACTTGCTGTTCTAATGGCAACACTTTAGTACAACAGACCCAATGCGGTGCTACGCCAAAGCTTGTTTAACTGTGTTAGAATCGCGCTTTTTGCGCTGCGACACCAAATAATGAAACTAACCTTGGCCCCACTAGAAGGGGTAATTGATCACCTAGTGCGTGACTTGCTCACTCAATTGGGTGGTTTTGATCTGTGTATCACCGAATTTTTACGAGTGACTCAATCACTACAGCCCGATCGGGTATTTCATCGTATTTGCCCTGAATTAGCGCAGGGCGGTACTACCCCTGCTGGGGTCCCTGTGCGGATGCAGCTGTTAGGGCAGTCGCCACAATATTTAAGCGAAAATGCCAATCGAGCGATTGACCTTGGCAGTCATGGCATCGATCTTAATTTGGGTTGCCCGAGTAAAATAGTCAACAGCAACAAAGGCGGGGCTGTCTTGCTCAAAGAGCCTGAAACCATCTACCAGATTGTACGACAGATGCGCCAAGCTATTGCACCTGAACATATATTCTCGGTTAAAATTCGCCTCGGCTGGGACGATCCTAATCGGGTATTTGAAATTGCCGATGCGATTGAACAGGGCGGTGCTAACGAATTAACCATTCATGCCCGAACAAAAAGTGACGGCTATCGCGCCGACACCATCAAATGGCATATGATTGAACAAGTCAAACAGCGTCAACAAATTAAAATTATCGCCAATGGTGAAATTTGGAACCTGCAAGACGCCATCGACTGTCGGCGTATTAGCCAATGTGACGATTTAATGGTTGGCCGTGGCGTGCTGGCGTTACCTAATTTAGGGGCTGTAATTAAAGAAAATGCTAGCCCGATGACCTATAGTCAATTATTAGAACTATTGTTAGCTTATTCTGCGTTCGAAATTGCGGGTGACAAGGGCGAATATTACTCCAATAGAATTAAGCAATGGATGGCTTATTTAAGACTGTATTACCCAGAAGTTAAGGTATTATTTAGTGAGTTAAGGGTGCTAAAGTCGGCACCACCGATCATTGAATTATTAAAGCGAGAAATGCGATTACACCAGCAATAAGGATCGAACATTAGCGTGTTCAGCGGTGCTATTATATGGATGGTTTATGGCAAAGATAGTGAGACGTAGGCGATTATATTGGATTTTAGCCAGTGTTATTTTAAGCTTGCTGCTTGGTTTCTGGCTAATTTTCACTTATCGTCTGGTGCTAATTAAGTCGACCGTTAATTATTTTGGACGCCAACATCAGCTCGAAATTATTTCACTGGCAGGATTACATTTTAGCGCTGGGCAAGTACAGCTGGCATCCTTGCACTTACGGCTGAAAAAATCACAACTTTTATTAAGCGATGTTTCATTAATATTAACCCCGGACTATTGGCCGCAAGCGATAAATATAGCGCAGGCGCGAGTTACTCTCGATATTGACTCAATTGCTT from Gammaproteobacteria bacterium carries:
- a CDS encoding energy transducer TonB, producing MLRASIAILLGGAVTFGLFAFMAFLVNSDGQRLQAGAKSAPLVINQEQQETKVKKTNRLKPKPPALPNKPPPPMQIKSETNQAQVKLALNLQAVNIRHGISAGLSGPVLGQDGDATPIVRIDPRYPMKASRAGKEGYVILSFSINKLGGVDDIQVIEAKPKRLFSKAARRALKRWKYKPKIVDGQPQKQLGQTVRLDFVLEKRGS
- a CDS encoding tetratricopeptide repeat protein; the protein is MLNIPTKFAALLLTLVISGIMLMPAASASEPSAEKKRKSYTLSQRVGKKMIKVYDLYAADKLTSAIKLALTIKAKKPYDQAYLNRFLGNMYAGQSGQARKAISYIKRAVKADILSTQEHGSALRTLADLQMQQSHYKLAISRYRQWLKFTKASDPQVWLRIAQAHLELKQFSQVIAPANRAIATFSKPNKNPYLLKLAAYYQRKQYRNTIKVAVKLVELFPQEKTYWLQLGQFYMVNEQYKHALSTMHLAYLKGFVTSATEIKVLAQLYRQNSIPHRSALLLDKYIKSGLIKRNESMLKTVAVSWHQAKELKRAADYYGQAAELGNNGDMYYKQGMLAFELERYDQAIAALTRAIKTNNNAKSKPLHQHANALLTIGQAYFYKLNYPRAYRKMQQAIKSDNVRVVKHAKLWLKHIKATALANKVAYR
- a CDS encoding DUF885 domain-containing protein, producing MKKHLMTLILCSGLLTGCDTGYQLAQQVNTAPLANKSSDENINLATIMAQLFEAQLALNPLEAVFIDDFRFNAQFVDNLSDDYLKQRHELNQRYLALANSIDRTKLTPASQLSFDSLNYDLQMALQGETYPEHFLPFTQFRSLINTMAQLGSGRSAQPFNTVENYQQFAQRLEGYVKWFASAQSRLSQGMANNVVLPRVLTLRILPQLKAQLVTDIKDSVFYQPLMMFPASFTAEQQQALIKQYNELLTQRLLPAYQGLYDFINDQYLAKTRSTPGYSGLPNGRGWYQFKANQHTTTEVPAEQIHQVGLAEVKRITLAMDKVRQEIGFSGNLAQFFEHLSKQSQYYFTDSEQLLQAYDQIKQRIDQVLPQFFITIPANGYVIKPVESFREHSAAGASYAAGSVDGSRSGTFYINTSNLKAQPKWAMMTQALHETAPGHHLQISQRQGLTELPKLRRFSRYSAYSEGWALYSEQLGLEMGLLDDPYLRFGQLSDEMLRAMGLVVDTGLHIKGWTRKQAIEYMLKHSAMARSTVVGEVERYMALPGQALSYKVGQLKIVELRALAQAQLGDKFELKQFHQQILSDGELPLAILTQKINAWISEVKQRNEPAAN
- the dusC gene encoding tRNA dihydrouridine(16) synthase DusC produces the protein MKLTLAPLEGVIDHLVRDLLTQLGGFDLCITEFLRVTQSLQPDRVFHRICPELAQGGTTPAGVPVRMQLLGQSPQYLSENANRAIDLGSHGIDLNLGCPSKIVNSNKGGAVLLKEPETIYQIVRQMRQAIAPEHIFSVKIRLGWDDPNRVFEIADAIEQGGANELTIHARTKSDGYRADTIKWHMIEQVKQRQQIKIIANGEIWNLQDAIDCRRISQCDDLMVGRGVLALPNLGAVIKENASPMTYSQLLELLLAYSAFEIAGDKGEYYSNRIKQWMAYLRLYYPEVKVLFSELRVLKSAPPIIELLKREMRLHQQ